A genomic region of Azospirillum sp. TSH58 contains the following coding sequences:
- a CDS encoding GntR family transcriptional regulator, translated as MRDSLVRENATALYRQIADRLREEIAAGRFEPSGRLPSESEIGIRFAVSRVTVRLALDRLEAEGLIERRKGKGTFTAGKRVRHPLDRLRSFHESLRLQGLNASMRPLSAGLTVTPPDLTDAFGPRCLEVRRLHLVDGEPVALGRSLLSSELAGVDWASVGEKPIYAILKEVTGKPVVGADVEVKAEAASVSIAEPLGGAAGMPVLVMIRRSVFADGACADHAVFHVRPERYSFVLSHRWEG; from the coding sequence GTGCGGGACAGTTTGGTGCGGGAAAACGCGACGGCCCTCTACCGGCAGATCGCCGACCGTCTGCGCGAGGAGATCGCGGCGGGCCGGTTCGAACCGTCGGGCCGCCTGCCGAGCGAGAGCGAGATCGGCATCCGCTTCGCGGTCAGCCGGGTGACGGTCCGCCTCGCGCTCGACCGGCTGGAGGCGGAAGGGCTGATCGAACGGCGCAAGGGCAAGGGGACCTTCACGGCGGGCAAGCGGGTCCGCCACCCGCTGGACCGGCTGCGCAGCTTCCACGAATCGCTGCGCCTCCAGGGGCTGAACGCCAGCATGCGCCCTCTTTCGGCGGGCCTGACCGTCACGCCGCCGGACCTGACGGACGCGTTCGGTCCGCGCTGCCTGGAGGTGCGCCGCCTGCATCTGGTGGATGGGGAGCCGGTGGCGCTGGGGCGCAGCCTGCTGTCTTCGGAGCTGGCGGGCGTCGATTGGGCGTCGGTCGGGGAGAAGCCGATCTACGCCATCCTGAAGGAGGTGACGGGCAAACCGGTGGTCGGCGCCGATGTCGAGGTCAAGGCCGAGGCGGCCAGCGTGTCCATCGCCGAACCGCTCGGCGGGGCGGCGGGGATGCCGGTGCTGGTGATGATCCGGCGCTCCGTCTTCGCGGACGGCGCCTGCGCGGATCACGCCGTCTTCCACGTCCGCCCTGAGCGCTACAGCTTCGTGCTGTCCCACCGCTGGGAGGGTTGA
- a CDS encoding exopolysaccharide biosynthesis polyprenyl glycosylphosphotransferase: MRDDVQVRFPAEERSAVPDPAASPPAAAPDAEPEGEPDIAPPPSDFAGARDGWLHWTHGLVNRLVKGTDGLLLTLAGLAAWAAWAARTDETSLDDGRLLIQAVIFTAVTLGVYLRTMTTIGAYRVENYRHWGKSLLDVVGGLLPAGTVLSLLVWAFLPEVGPSDMLALWGGTALACIGAGRVLAAQGVRLLEERGVLRRRVVILGATDVAERMVAHLALPEHRANYSILGLFDDRDADRRPASLAGLPVSGDLTDFKRFLPDNRVDMVVIALPWRAAMRIHSLRMQLQMISLDILIPLDEESIRLRLANLRHIGDIPALLVMRQPLRGMQIIVKRIEDVVVAGLGLLVASPFMLAAAIAVRLDSPGPIIFRQTRVGFNNRPFTMLKFRTMKVDDSDDGAVGTSRDNPRITRVGRFLRRTSIDELPQLFNVLAGDMSVVGPRAHVPNMRVGNQRYAEVAREYAARSRVKPGITGWAQINGMRGGIHTVEKARVGVDMDIHYIENWSLWLDAKIIISTVTTGLFGRDVF; encoded by the coding sequence ATGCGCGACGACGTGCAGGTCCGTTTTCCGGCCGAGGAGCGAAGCGCCGTTCCGGACCCTGCCGCGTCGCCGCCGGCCGCCGCGCCAGATGCCGAGCCGGAGGGTGAGCCGGACATCGCGCCACCCCCCAGCGACTTCGCCGGTGCGCGGGATGGCTGGCTGCACTGGACCCACGGACTGGTCAACCGGCTGGTGAAGGGGACGGACGGGCTCCTCCTGACGCTCGCCGGCCTGGCCGCCTGGGCCGCCTGGGCCGCCCGGACGGACGAGACGTCGCTCGACGACGGGCGCCTGCTCATCCAGGCGGTCATCTTCACGGCCGTCACGCTGGGCGTCTATCTGCGCACCATGACCACCATCGGCGCCTACCGTGTCGAAAACTACCGGCACTGGGGGAAGTCGCTGCTGGACGTGGTCGGCGGCCTGCTGCCGGCCGGAACCGTCCTCTCCCTGCTCGTCTGGGCCTTCCTGCCGGAGGTCGGTCCGTCGGACATGCTCGCCCTGTGGGGCGGGACGGCGCTCGCTTGTATCGGGGCGGGCCGCGTGTTGGCGGCGCAGGGCGTGCGCCTTCTGGAGGAGCGCGGGGTGCTGCGCCGCCGGGTCGTCATCCTGGGCGCGACCGACGTGGCGGAGCGGATGGTCGCTCATCTGGCCCTGCCGGAGCACCGGGCGAACTACAGCATCCTCGGCCTGTTCGACGACCGCGACGCCGACCGCCGGCCGGCGTCCCTGGCCGGCCTGCCGGTGTCCGGCGACCTGACGGACTTCAAGCGCTTCCTGCCGGACAACCGCGTCGACATGGTCGTCATCGCCCTGCCCTGGCGGGCGGCGATGCGCATCCACAGCCTGCGCATGCAGCTTCAGATGATCTCCCTCGACATCCTGATTCCGCTGGACGAGGAGAGCATCCGGCTGCGGCTCGCCAACCTGCGGCACATCGGCGACATCCCGGCCCTGCTGGTGATGCGGCAGCCGCTGCGCGGCATGCAGATCATCGTGAAGCGGATCGAGGACGTCGTCGTCGCCGGCCTCGGCCTGCTCGTCGCCTCGCCCTTCATGCTGGCCGCGGCCATCGCGGTCCGCCTGGATTCGCCGGGGCCGATCATCTTCCGGCAGACCCGCGTGGGCTTCAACAACCGCCCCTTCACGATGCTGAAGTTCCGCACGATGAAGGTGGACGACAGCGACGACGGCGCCGTCGGCACCAGCCGCGACAACCCGCGCATCACCCGCGTCGGCCGCTTCCTCCGCCGCACGAGCATCGACGAATTGCCCCAGCTCTTCAACGTGCTGGCCGGCGACATGTCGGTGGTCGGCCCGCGCGCCCATGTCCCGAACATGCGGGTCGGCAACCAGCGTTACGCCGAGGTGGCGCGCGAATACGCGGCGCGCAGCCGCGTCAAGCCGGGGATCACCGGCTGGGCCCAGATCAACGGCATGCGCGGCGGCATCCACACGGTCGAGAAGGCGCGCGTCGGGGTTGACATGGACATCCACTATATCGAGAACTGGTCGCTATGGCTCGATGCGAAGATCATCATCAGCACCGTGACCACCGGCCTGTTCGGACGCGACGTCTTCTAG
- a CDS encoding glycosyl hydrolase family 18 protein, producing the protein MARCEDHHQHRDHRPVRTRRLLGALALAAGLLAGGLSDAKADGLPARPLLVYHDSWYERPATGPAATTLATLPGYMNLVALSFVRPDASYPGRLDLKGTGLQYGFSGTVLRDAIALLKRRQPDTRVLLAVGGANYANWDGLNLDALVRLVKDLGADGIDLDFEPVSPGCSVRGQVRCLSDAAWQDLVPRFRAAFPRPLLLTVPGWSIGAYGEGAFRDAQPRGPHTGSMLNLLRSPQAAAIDLVAIMAYEGGPTFDPWQAWQAYRQVWKGPLALGVQVPPSQLGGPTYTVPLAEQLARNVAQDPLGGMMLYPLLGRPPGTVGPDNPDGRLLAQALCRGLGLDGCAEALR; encoded by the coding sequence ATGGCTCGATGCGAAGATCATCATCAGCACCGTGACCACCGGCCTGTTCGGACGCGACGTCTTCTAGGCGCCCTGGCCCTCGCCGCGGGTCTGCTGGCGGGTGGCCTGTCGGATGCGAAAGCGGACGGGCTGCCGGCGCGTCCCCTGCTCGTCTATCACGACAGCTGGTACGAGCGCCCGGCCACCGGCCCGGCCGCGACAACGCTGGCGACGCTCCCCGGCTACATGAATCTGGTCGCCCTGTCCTTCGTCCGGCCGGACGCCTCCTATCCCGGCCGCCTCGACCTCAAGGGGACCGGCCTGCAGTACGGCTTTTCGGGCACGGTGCTGAGGGACGCCATCGCGCTGTTGAAGCGGCGCCAGCCGGACACCCGCGTGCTGCTCGCCGTCGGTGGCGCCAACTACGCGAACTGGGATGGGCTGAACCTCGACGCCCTCGTCCGTCTGGTCAAGGATCTCGGCGCCGACGGGATCGATCTGGATTTCGAGCCGGTGTCCCCCGGCTGCTCGGTCCGGGGGCAGGTGCGCTGCCTGTCCGATGCGGCGTGGCAGGATCTGGTCCCGCGCTTCCGCGCCGCCTTCCCGCGCCCCCTGTTGCTAACCGTGCCGGGCTGGAGCATCGGGGCCTATGGCGAGGGCGCGTTCCGGGACGCCCAGCCGCGTGGCCCACACACCGGATCGATGCTCAACCTGCTGCGCTCCCCGCAGGCGGCGGCGATCGACCTCGTCGCCATCATGGCCTATGAGGGCGGCCCCACCTTCGATCCCTGGCAGGCCTGGCAGGCCTACCGGCAAGTCTGGAAGGGGCCGCTCGCCCTCGGCGTCCAGGTGCCGCCGAGCCAGCTCGGCGGGCCGACCTACACGGTGCCGCTGGCGGAACAGCTCGCCCGGAACGTCGCGCAGGACCCGCTGGGCGGCATGATGCTCTACCCGCTCCTCGGGCGTCCGCCCGGCACGGTCGGGCCGGACAATCCCGACGGCCGCCTGCTGGCCCAGGCGCTGTGCCGCGGGCTGGGCCTCGACGGCTGCGCCGAGGCGCTGCGCTGA
- a CDS encoding class I SAM-dependent methyltransferase, with translation MIAPSSPLHRYVQGGHRRVDGWLSRLDAGLIATVGVWQSAEGVTGSVGEIGVHHGRLFILLALVRKAGERAFAIDLFDDQQFNVDQSGQGDETAFRSNLVRFGIEPASVEVVKGNSLALSWSGLADRLGPAVRLFSIDGGHTADITRHDLGIADDSLGDGGVIVLDDYFNPEFPAVSEGMCRFMADRPGALAPFAIGDNKLLLARPDWAERYRAMLVGAMPSRHFVRDTELFGRPVTVFRTPRTPMQLIRQTGLTRRLRSHPLGQALKPIIRRFVQG, from the coding sequence ATGATAGCGCCGTCATCGCCGTTGCACCGTTATGTCCAGGGTGGCCATCGCCGCGTGGACGGCTGGCTGTCGCGCCTGGACGCCGGTCTGATCGCCACGGTCGGCGTCTGGCAGAGCGCCGAGGGCGTGACGGGGAGCGTCGGCGAGATCGGCGTCCACCATGGCCGGCTGTTCATCCTGCTGGCGCTGGTGCGCAAAGCGGGTGAGCGGGCCTTCGCCATCGATCTGTTCGACGACCAGCAGTTCAACGTCGACCAGTCGGGGCAAGGCGACGAGACGGCCTTCCGCAGCAACCTCGTCCGCTTCGGGATCGAGCCGGCGTCGGTCGAGGTCGTCAAGGGCAACTCCCTGGCCCTGTCCTGGAGCGGCCTCGCCGACCGGCTGGGTCCCGCGGTCCGCCTGTTCAGCATCGATGGCGGCCACACCGCCGACATCACCCGCCACGACCTGGGCATCGCCGACGACAGCCTGGGCGACGGCGGGGTGATCGTTCTCGACGACTACTTCAACCCGGAATTCCCCGCCGTGTCGGAGGGCATGTGCCGCTTCATGGCCGATCGGCCGGGAGCCCTCGCGCCCTTCGCCATCGGCGACAACAAGCTGCTCCTGGCCCGCCCGGATTGGGCCGAGCGCTACCGCGCCATGCTGGTCGGCGCGATGCCGTCGCGCCATTTCGTGCGGGACACCGAACTGTTCGGCCGGCCCGTCACCGTGTTCCGCACGCCGCGGACGCCGATGCAGCTCATCCGGCAGACCGGCCTGACCCGCCGGCTTCGCTCCCATCCGCTGGGACAGGCGCTGAAGCCGATCATCCGCCGCTTCGTGCAGGGGTAA
- a CDS encoding response regulator, which produces MSNETDISAAPEFLASGGEMGAQMRAFDWASTALGPPEDWPRSLKTAVRIMLTSRQPIWIGWGRDLIYLYNDPYKSIIGGKHPWALGRPTSVVWREIWGDIGPMLATAMTGDEGTYVEGQLLLMERNGYPEETYYTFSYSPVPDDDGSPGGIICANTDDTQRIISERQLTLLRDLAAGTADARTLPEVCERSAQALATNPRDLPFALLYVAESDGASAVLAGSCGIERGHPAAPEALAVDGTSVWPFTPTLHDPVVVGDLAAAFGADLPPGVWRRPPAQAAAIPIPASGETGRAGLLVVGLNPFRLFDDDYRRFLGLVAGQIAAAITNVQTYEAERKRAEMLAEIDRAKTVFFSNISHEFRTPLTLMLGPLEEVLQAEPERMPDHREDLMVVHRNGQRLLKLVNALLDFSRIEAGRTQARYEPTDLASYTAELASGFRSACERAGLSLTVDCPPLPAPIHVDRNMWETVVLNLLSNAFKFTFEGGIAVSLRPVAGGAELVVRDSGTGILESELPRLFERFHRVEGARGRSHEGTGIGLALVQELVKLHGGTIRVESAPERGSAFIIVLPFGTAHLPQERILSEPTGAPGGARTQTFVEEALRWLPGTEAAAEGEAPAPFIGAAETMAARETGECPRLLLADDNADMRDYVSRLLNGRYTVEAVPDGQAALAALRANRPDLVLTDIMMPVLDGFGLLRAIREDADLRDLPVILLSARAGEEASVEGLSAGADDYLVKPFSARELIARVDTALAMVRLRREADNALRESEARFRNLADHAPVMVWVTELDASCTYLNKSWYEFTGQTPDTGLGFGWLDAIHPDDRQAAEDVFLAANAKGEAFRLEYRLRRTDGVYRWAIDAAAPRFDPDGGFLGYIGSVIDITERKEVEDAQKRLNDLLEQRIASVIAEREQAEAQLRQAQKMDAVGKLTGGVAHDFNNLLQVISGNLQLLAKDVAGNDRAEQRLRNALSGVSRGSKLVAQLLAFGRRQPLAPRVVNLGRLVRGLDEMLRRVLGEGVEIETVIVGGLWTTFADESQVENALLNLAINARDAMNGHGRLTIEAGNAFLDDPYAARHAEVTPGQYVMLAVTDTGCGIPPDVLDHVFEPFFTTKPEGQGTGLGLSMVYGFVKQSGGHVKIYSEPGQGTTVRLYLPRAHQAEDVVTVIDNGPETGGSETVLVVEDDDDVRATVVEMMSDLGYRVLKARDAQSALAIVESGVPIDLLFTDVVMPGPLRSPELARRAKERLPGIAVLFTSGYTENAIVHGGRLDLGVELLSKPYTREALARKVRHVLRNQQQRAKGTSGGLGAAPRPSAEPAPAPVAGRQGLRVLLVEDDALIRLVTVEMLTGLGHSVVEAGNAEEALSIAETQPVDALLTDISLPGMSGEKLAAALRKRHPALPVVFASGADRAPDGGVHLPKPYDDAALAQALDKAVGPPR; this is translated from the coding sequence GGATCGGCTGGGGCCGGGACCTGATCTATCTCTACAACGATCCCTACAAGTCGATCATCGGCGGCAAGCATCCCTGGGCGCTCGGCCGCCCGACGTCGGTCGTCTGGCGGGAGATCTGGGGCGACATCGGCCCGATGCTGGCGACCGCCATGACGGGGGACGAGGGGACCTACGTCGAGGGGCAGCTCCTTCTCATGGAGCGCAACGGTTATCCGGAGGAGACCTACTACACCTTCTCCTACAGCCCGGTCCCCGACGACGACGGCAGCCCCGGCGGCATCATCTGCGCCAACACCGACGACACGCAGCGGATCATCAGCGAACGGCAGCTCACCCTGCTGCGCGATCTGGCGGCCGGCACCGCCGACGCCCGGACCCTGCCGGAGGTGTGCGAGCGCAGCGCCCAGGCGCTCGCCACCAACCCGCGGGACCTGCCCTTCGCGCTGCTCTACGTGGCCGAGTCCGACGGCGCCAGCGCGGTCCTCGCCGGGTCCTGCGGCATCGAGCGCGGCCACCCCGCGGCTCCGGAGGCGCTGGCGGTGGACGGCACGTCGGTGTGGCCGTTCACCCCGACGCTCCACGACCCGGTGGTGGTCGGCGATCTGGCGGCAGCGTTCGGCGCCGACCTGCCGCCCGGCGTCTGGCGTCGCCCGCCCGCCCAGGCCGCCGCCATCCCGATTCCGGCCAGCGGCGAGACGGGCCGGGCCGGCCTTCTCGTCGTCGGGCTGAACCCGTTCCGCCTGTTCGACGACGATTACCGGCGCTTCCTAGGGCTGGTGGCGGGGCAGATCGCCGCGGCCATCACCAACGTCCAGACCTACGAGGCCGAACGCAAACGGGCTGAGATGCTGGCCGAGATCGACCGCGCCAAGACGGTGTTCTTCTCCAACATCAGCCACGAGTTCCGCACGCCGCTGACCCTGATGCTGGGGCCGCTGGAGGAGGTGCTGCAGGCCGAGCCGGAGCGTATGCCGGACCATCGCGAGGACCTGATGGTGGTCCATCGCAACGGTCAGCGCCTGCTCAAGCTCGTCAACGCGCTCCTGGACTTCTCGCGCATCGAGGCCGGACGGACCCAGGCGCGCTACGAGCCGACCGACCTCGCCTCCTACACGGCCGAGCTGGCGAGCGGCTTCCGCTCGGCCTGCGAGAGGGCCGGGCTGAGCCTCACCGTCGATTGCCCGCCGCTGCCCGCGCCGATCCACGTCGACCGCAACATGTGGGAGACGGTCGTCCTCAACCTGTTGTCGAACGCCTTCAAGTTCACCTTCGAAGGCGGAATCGCGGTGTCCCTGAGGCCGGTCGCCGGGGGGGCCGAGCTGGTGGTGCGCGATTCCGGAACCGGCATCCTCGAATCCGAACTGCCGCGCCTGTTCGAGCGCTTCCACCGGGTCGAAGGCGCGCGGGGGCGCAGCCACGAGGGCACCGGCATCGGTCTCGCCCTCGTCCAGGAACTCGTCAAGCTGCATGGCGGGACGATCCGGGTCGAGAGCGCGCCGGAGCGCGGGTCGGCCTTCATCATCGTCCTTCCGTTCGGCACCGCCCACCTGCCGCAGGAGCGCATCCTGTCGGAGCCGACCGGCGCGCCGGGCGGTGCGCGCACGCAGACCTTCGTCGAGGAGGCGCTGCGCTGGCTGCCCGGGACGGAGGCCGCCGCCGAAGGAGAAGCGCCGGCTCCGTTCATCGGCGCCGCCGAGACGATGGCGGCGCGGGAGACGGGCGAGTGTCCGCGCCTGCTGCTGGCCGACGACAACGCGGACATGCGCGATTATGTGAGCCGCCTGCTGAATGGCCGCTACACCGTCGAGGCGGTGCCCGATGGTCAGGCCGCCCTGGCGGCGCTGCGCGCGAACCGTCCGGATCTCGTGCTGACCGACATCATGATGCCCGTGCTGGACGGCTTCGGCCTGCTGCGGGCGATCCGCGAGGACGCCGACCTGCGCGACCTGCCGGTCATCCTGCTGTCGGCCCGCGCCGGCGAGGAGGCGAGCGTCGAGGGTCTGTCGGCCGGCGCCGACGATTATCTGGTCAAGCCGTTCTCGGCGCGCGAGCTGATCGCCCGCGTCGACACCGCCCTGGCCATGGTGCGCCTGCGCCGCGAAGCGGACAACGCGCTGCGCGAGAGCGAGGCGCGCTTCCGGAACCTCGCCGACCACGCCCCGGTGATGGTCTGGGTCACCGAACTCGACGCCTCCTGCACCTATCTCAACAAGTCCTGGTACGAGTTCACCGGCCAGACCCCCGACACGGGGCTGGGTTTCGGGTGGCTGGACGCCATTCATCCCGACGACCGGCAGGCCGCCGAGGACGTGTTCCTGGCCGCCAATGCCAAGGGGGAGGCGTTCCGCCTGGAATACCGGCTGCGGCGGACCGACGGGGTCTACCGCTGGGCGATCGACGCCGCCGCCCCCCGCTTCGACCCCGACGGCGGGTTCCTCGGCTACATCGGTTCGGTGATCGACATCACGGAGCGCAAGGAGGTCGAGGACGCCCAGAAGCGGCTCAACGATCTGCTGGAGCAGCGCATCGCCTCGGTCATCGCCGAACGGGAACAGGCCGAGGCGCAGCTTCGCCAGGCCCAGAAAATGGACGCGGTCGGCAAGCTGACCGGCGGGGTGGCGCACGACTTCAACAATCTTCTCCAGGTGATCTCCGGCAACCTCCAGCTCCTGGCGAAGGATGTCGCGGGGAACGACCGCGCCGAGCAGCGTCTGCGGAACGCGCTGAGCGGCGTCAGCCGGGGATCGAAGCTGGTCGCCCAGCTCCTCGCCTTCGGCCGCCGCCAGCCCCTGGCCCCCCGCGTGGTCAATCTGGGCCGGCTCGTCCGGGGCCTCGACGAGATGCTGCGCCGCGTGCTCGGCGAGGGCGTCGAGATCGAGACCGTGATCGTGGGCGGCCTGTGGACCACCTTCGCCGACGAGAGCCAGGTCGAGAACGCGCTGCTCAATCTGGCGATCAACGCCCGCGATGCCATGAACGGCCATGGACGGCTGACCATCGAGGCCGGCAACGCCTTCCTCGACGATCCCTACGCCGCCCGGCACGCTGAGGTGACGCCCGGCCAGTATGTCATGCTGGCGGTGACGGACACCGGCTGCGGCATTCCGCCGGACGTGCTGGATCACGTCTTCGAGCCGTTCTTCACGACCAAGCCGGAGGGGCAGGGCACCGGCCTCGGCCTCAGCATGGTCTACGGCTTCGTCAAGCAGTCGGGCGGGCACGTCAAGATCTACAGCGAGCCCGGCCAGGGCACCACGGTCCGCCTGTATCTGCCCCGCGCGCATCAGGCCGAGGACGTCGTGACGGTGATCGACAACGGGCCGGAGACGGGCGGGTCGGAAACCGTGCTGGTGGTCGAGGACGACGACGACGTGCGCGCGACCGTGGTCGAGATGATGTCCGATCTCGGCTACCGCGTGCTCAAGGCGCGGGATGCGCAGAGCGCGCTGGCCATCGTGGAAAGCGGCGTGCCGATCGACCTGCTGTTCACCGACGTCGTCATGCCGGGACCGCTGCGCAGCCCCGAGTTGGCGCGCCGCGCGAAGGAACGGTTGCCGGGGATCGCGGTCCTGTTCACCTCGGGCTACACCGAGAACGCGATCGTGCACGGCGGACGGCTTGATCTCGGCGTCGAGCTGCTGAGCAAGCCCTACACCCGCGAGGCGCTGGCCCGCAAAGTCCGGCATGTCCTGCGCAACCAGCAGCAGAGGGCGAAAGGGACGTCCGGAGGCCTGGGGGCGGCACCGAGGCCGTCCGCCGAGCCCGCGCCGGCGCCGGTGGCCGGCCGTCAGGGCCTGCGCGTGCTTCTGGTGGAGGACGATGCGCTGATCCGTCTTGTCACGGTGGAGATGCTGACCGGGCTCGGCCATTCGGTCGTCGAGGCGGGCAACGCCGAGGAGGCCTTGTCGATCGCCGAGACGCAGCCCGTCGATGCGCTGCTGACGGACATCAGCCTGCCGGGGATGTCGGGCGAGAAACTGGCCGCCGCGCTTCGCAAACGCCATCCGGCGCTGCCGGTCGTCTTCGCGTCGGGGGCCGACCGGGCGCCCGATGGCGGCGTCCACCTGCCGAAGCCCTACGACGACGCGGCGCTGGCCCAGGCGCTGGACAAAGCGGTGGGGCCGCCCCGCTGA
- a CDS encoding LacI family DNA-binding transcriptional regulator, which translates to MTRERRRATAVEVAKLAGVSQSAVSRCFTDGASVSPQMRARVLAAAERLAYRPNAIARSLTTQRTNLVGVVMGDLDGPFQPYLFEALTRGLATLGKQPLLLRGDPADGLGGASMAALDYQVDAVIVTAGSVSPATVRAVMELGAPLLLYGRAVEQDGVDSICCDNRLGAALVAEALVAAGHRRIAYLAGRPTAFSEQERNAAFRAALDGLGVPLAALGQGDYGYDSGYREALRLLGGDPRPDALFCGNDVMAFGALDAARTALGLRVPEDVSIIGFDDVPMAAWPSFALTTVHNPVDGIVTTLMGMLERRLAEPEAGPVLHRPAPRLVRRGSARL; encoded by the coding sequence GTGACCAGGGAGCGCAGGCGGGCAACGGCGGTGGAGGTGGCCAAGCTGGCCGGGGTGTCGCAGTCGGCGGTCTCGCGCTGCTTCACCGACGGGGCCAGCGTCTCGCCGCAGATGCGCGCCCGCGTCCTGGCGGCGGCGGAGCGTCTGGCCTACCGCCCGAACGCCATCGCGCGCAGCCTGACAACCCAGCGCACCAACCTCGTCGGCGTCGTCATGGGCGACCTCGACGGCCCGTTCCAGCCCTACCTGTTCGAAGCGCTGACGCGCGGGCTGGCGACTCTCGGCAAGCAGCCGCTGCTGCTGCGCGGCGACCCGGCGGACGGTCTGGGCGGCGCCTCGATGGCGGCGCTGGACTATCAGGTCGACGCCGTCATCGTCACCGCGGGAAGCGTGTCCCCCGCCACCGTGCGCGCGGTGATGGAGCTGGGGGCGCCGCTGCTCCTCTACGGGCGGGCGGTGGAGCAGGACGGGGTGGACAGCATCTGCTGCGACAACCGGCTGGGCGCCGCGCTGGTCGCCGAGGCGCTGGTCGCCGCCGGGCACCGGCGGATCGCCTATCTGGCGGGCCGCCCCACCGCCTTCTCCGAACAGGAGCGCAACGCCGCCTTCCGCGCGGCGCTGGACGGGCTGGGCGTGCCGCTGGCAGCACTGGGACAGGGCGACTACGGCTACGACAGCGGATACCGCGAGGCGCTGCGGCTGCTCGGCGGCGATCCGCGGCCGGACGCCCTCTTCTGCGGCAACGACGTCATGGCCTTCGGCGCGCTGGACGCGGCGCGCACCGCGCTCGGCCTACGGGTGCCGGAGGATGTCTCGATCATCGGGTTCGACGACGTGCCGATGGCCGCCTGGCCAAGCTTCGCCCTGACAACCGTCCACAACCCGGTGGACGGCATCGTGACGACCCTGATGGGCATGCTGGAGCGCCGCCTCGCCGAGCCGGAGGCCGGGCCGGTCCTGCACCGTCCGGCCCCCCGGCTGGTGCGCCGGGGGTCGGCCCGGCTGTAG